Below is a window of Culturomica massiliensis DNA.
TTTTGTTGATAGCTTCTGTAATATGTCTGTTGACAGGACTTTACCAAACACAAAACCGGGAACGATTTATTTGATTATTTAACTCCGGTACGACCGAGCTTTTCGTTCAGACGGGCCCGGATGCGGTTGATGGCATTTTTCTTTTTAATCCAGGTCAGAATTTCCTCTCCGTTACCGCTGTTTTGGAGTTCTAAGATTTTATTGTCGGCTTGCCGGGTCATTATTTCTACCCGTCGCATTTTGTAATTATCTACGATCTTAGGGAGTAACTCGGAAAAAAGACGTTCTTCTTTGACAACGCTGCTTTCCTTCTCCGTCCACATTTTGCTTAATTCGTAAGGTTCGCTGAGGATGTCGGCAGCGATGCTGCTGATGGCAGGATCAGTATGACCGATGAAAAATTTAGCCGGAATAAAGCCGGGTGTCTTATAATGAGCCCGATATTCTTTTTGAATTTCACAGAAGCCGGGATTAAACATTTCGAGTTCGTCTTCTCCGAGTTCTTCGATGATGTATTCGCCGACACTGACAGAGTAGGTGCCGTTATCCCGTTTTTCTTCGTATAACTCCTGGTTGCCGAATAACAGCAGGTAACGTATCAGTACACTTTCTTCGGTTTCGCAAAGTTTTTCCGTACTGTATACCGGAGGTGTTTTTTCCTGGGATTGAACCGGATGTGTTTGCTGATGCCGGACAATATGTTGGTGTGCGGCATCTGCGTTTTTACCTGTACGTATACGGGCGATTTCATTGTATAAAACGGTCTCTTCCACCTGCATGAGGGTCGCCGTTTCACGTACATATACCGAGCGGGTGATGCTGTCGGGTATGAGCGATATGCTGCGCACGATTTCCGTAATCAGACGGGCTTTTTCGATAGGATCATTACCGGCCTGATCCAGCAACAGCTTTGTTTTGAAGCTGATAAAATCCGTTTCATGATTTGTGATGTATTCCGATAATTCCTGGGGGGTACGCGATTGGGAGAACGAATCGGGGTCTTCGCCGTCAGGTAGTAACAATACCCTTACATTTAATCCTTCTTCAAGCACGAGATCGATTCCCCGGAGAGAAGCTTTTATACCGGCAGCGTCCCCGTCGTAAATGATCGTAACGTTTGGGGTAAGACGGCGGATCAGCCGTATTTGTTCGACTGTCAGAGATGTTCCGGAAGAGGCTACCGTGTTCTCGATACCTTTTTTATGGAAAGAAATAACGTCCAGATAGCCTTCTACCAGGTAACAACGATTGTGTTGAACAATACTTTTTTTGGCAAAATAGATACCGTATAAAGTGCGGCTTTTGTGATATATTTCCGATTCGGGCGAATTGAGGTATTTGGCGCTTTTTTTGTCGTTCGTCATGATACGGCCGCCGAAAGCGATGATTTTTCCGGCGATATCCCGTATCGGAAAGATAACACGTGCCCGGAACCGGTCGAATAGTCCTTTTTCGGATTCGATAGTCAAACCGGTTTTGACCAGGTACTCTTTTTTGTAACCTTTGGCGAGGGCTGCTTGGGTAAGACCGTCCCACTTTTCGGGACAATAACCTAGGCCGAATTTCTCGATTGTCTGTGCGTCCAGGCCTCTTTTGTGCAGATACCCCAAACCTACCGATTTACCTTCGTCTGTATGTAATAACTGATCGACAAAAAATTCTTCAGCAAAGTTTGTGACGATAAGCATACTCTCCCGTTCACTTTTTTCTTTCTTTTCCTCTTCGCTGAGCTCTTTTTCTTCAATGGTGATATTATAGCGGGCTGCCAGGTAACGAAGGGCTTCCACATAAGACATCTGTTCGTGTTCCATGATGAAATTAACGGCATTTCCGCCTTTCCCGCATCCGAAACATTTGTATATCCCTTTGGAGGGAGAAACGGTAAATGAACCGGTTTTTTCGTTATGAAAGGGACAACAACCGACATAGTTTACACCTCTTTTTTTGAGGCTGACGAAGTCGGAAACAACCTCGTAAATGTCGGCAGCATCGAAAATCTTTTGTATGGTGGCCTGATCGATCATGGCGCAAAGATAAAATATAAAACGTTTATATAGGCAGAATGAAAGCTGGTATAAGTCTTTTTTAATAAAAAAACGGAGTCGGAGACTCCGCTTTAGGGGTTTGTCAACAATCTCACAGGTAACTGTTGATAAGTTGATCAGTTCCTTTCGATCCGGATTTCCTGATGAATAGCTTCCCCATTATCCAGTAATCCTTCTACGGTTATGGTATAAGTTGAAGGCAGGTCGGCCGTAAAAAATGAAACGATAGCTTTGCCGGTACTGTCCGGAATAACGATCGGTTGCCAGTAAACGGTCGACCGGTAATCGGTTTCAGAGGAAGCCAGGACAGCCGGATCGTCGTAATCCGGCATGTAAAACTCTGCCGGGATAAGGCAACCGATTGGTCGGAAACGACAATAGCCGGGTCCTGCACTTTGACCGGTGGTCCCGAATTTGGTGTTGATAAGGATGACTCCGTTTATCCCGCTCATGCCCCACATGCTGAGTCGTCCTCCGTCTTTGATCACTCCGATGTTATTGACATTTTCGGGAATGATATTGGCAATAAAGGCTTCGTCCATTTCTATGCCGTCGACAATAAATAAAGGGCTCCCGCCACCCCGTATGGAAACTTTTTGATTACTGACAAATACTCCGGGAAGCCGCATAAGCATTTGGTAGATATTATTCATGCTTTCTTTGGGTAAATCTTCTTCTTTCAACAGGTAATCTGCTAATTCCGTGTAATTACCCGTTTCCTGCCATTCTTCCTGTTTTTTACGGGATCCTTTCACGACAGCTTCCTCAAGCATATAGACTTTGATGCCGTCTTGCATATAATAGTTGTCTTTGAAATTGTCCAGAAAGTTATCTTTAGAAGTGGATTCGAAGGCATATTTCCGGGGAAAGAAGATGTGTGATTCGGGAAAGACAGGCTCTTCGACTGTTACTTTTACGGATTTACCGCCGGATTCCTTATAGCCGCGTACCAGAAATAATGTCGTGTCCGGATATTCGAATCCCCGGATCAGAAATTTTCCGTTCTCATCTGCTTTGACATCTCCGAATGTCATTAAAGAAGGAACGAATACGCGCAATAAAGCATTGGGCATCGGCTTGTCGTTTGTATTGGTGATTTGTCCCCGGATTTGCTGTTCCAGTTCGACCGGGTATTCGGGAGGTAACACTTTCCCTTTTTGTTGTATGAGTTCTTCCACATCGAAACGTGTCCAGCCATGGGTAAGCATCAACAGGTCGGTTTCTTCCGGCCTTGCATAAGCATAGCTACCGGGTGATTCGATATAGCCTTTCAGGTCGGAATGCAATAACAGATAGCTGACGATATTTTCCGAACTACTGTCCCGGGCAACCTGACTGTCATTGGTGAC
It encodes the following:
- the dnaG gene encoding DNA primase; the encoded protein is MIDQATIQKIFDAADIYEVVSDFVSLKKRGVNYVGCCPFHNEKTGSFTVSPSKGIYKCFGCGKGGNAVNFIMEHEQMSYVEALRYLAARYNITIEEKELSEEEKKEKSERESMLIVTNFAEEFFVDQLLHTDEGKSVGLGYLHKRGLDAQTIEKFGLGYCPEKWDGLTQAALAKGYKKEYLVKTGLTIESEKGLFDRFRARVIFPIRDIAGKIIAFGGRIMTNDKKSAKYLNSPESEIYHKSRTLYGIYFAKKSIVQHNRCYLVEGYLDVISFHKKGIENTVASSGTSLTVEQIRLIRRLTPNVTIIYDGDAAGIKASLRGIDLVLEEGLNVRVLLLPDGEDPDSFSQSRTPQELSEYITNHETDFISFKTKLLLDQAGNDPIEKARLITEIVRSISLIPDSITRSVYVRETATLMQVEETVLYNEIARIRTGKNADAAHQHIVRHQQTHPVQSQEKTPPVYSTEKLCETEESVLIRYLLLFGNQELYEEKRDNGTYSVSVGEYIIEELGEDELEMFNPGFCEIQKEYRAHYKTPGFIPAKFFIGHTDPAISSIAADILSEPYELSKMWTEKESSVVKEERLFSELLPKIVDNYKMRRVEIMTRQADNKILELQNSGNGEEILTWIKKKNAINRIRARLNEKLGRTGVK